Proteins found in one Streptomyces sp. CB09001 genomic segment:
- the scy gene encoding polarized growth protein Scy codes for MRGYESQEREPAADVDHLSRFEAEMKRLKTEREKAIQHAEDLGYQVEVLRAKLHEARRTIMSRPAFDGGDIGYQAEQLLRNAQTQADQLRADAERELSQARAQTQRILQEHAEQAARLQAELHQEAVTRRQQLDQELAERRQTVESHVNENVAWAEQLRARTEQQARRLLDESRAEAEQAMTAARAEAERLTAEARQRLRSDAESARAEAEQILRRARTDAERLLNAASTQAQEATDHAEQLRSSTATESESTRREVQELSRAAERRMSEAEEALRKAQAEAEKVVAEAEEAAAKALSSAEATNEQRTRTAKEQVARLVGEATKDAESTRSEAEQVVADARAEAERVVAEAAEKARTITAEESATQLSKAAKTAEDVLNKASEDAKRTTKAATEEAERIRTEAEAEADRLRAEAHDIAEQLKGAAKDDTKEYRAKTVELQEEARRLRGEAEQLRADAVAEGEKIRAEARKEAVAQIEEAAKSAEELLAKAKADADELRQTATADSEKVRTEAIERATTLRRQAEETLERTRAEAERHRVEAAERVEELQADAERAARELREETERAVEARREEAAEELTRLHTEAEERRTAAEEALSGAREEGERIRREAAEESERLRAEAAERIRTLQQQAETEAERLRTEAAADASASRAEGEAVAVRLRTEAASEAERLKSEAQESADRVRAEAQTAAERIAAEASEALAAAQEEAARRRREAEELLGSARQEADQERERAREQSEELLASARNRVEEAQTEAVRLVEEADRRATEMVSAAEQHAAQVRESVAGLHEQAQEEITGLRSAAEHAAERTRREAEEEADRVRADAYAERERASEDAGRLRREAQEETEAANALAERTVSEAITEADRIRADVNEHAQRVRTEASDAIAEAEQSASRTRADAREDANRIRSDAATQADTLITEARSEAERLTTETAAETDRLRAETLAEAERVSAEAASESERLRTEAATEAERLRTETIAEADRVRAEASARAEQLVSDATGEAERLRAEAAGTVGSAQQHAERIRTEADRVRREAAAEAERVTTAAREEAERTLDEARKSANKRRSEAAEQVDTLITETTAEADKLLTEAQQQAQKTTADAESQADTMVGAARSEADRIVQEATVEGNSRVEKARTDADELLVGARRDATAIRERAEELRERLTSEIEELHERARREAAETMKSAGDRCDALIKAAEEQLSKAEAKAKELVSEANSEAGKVRIAAVKKAEGLLKEAEQKKATLVREAEELKAEAVREARHTVDEGKRELEVLVRRREDINAEISRVQDVLEALESFEAPGGAKDNGVKAGATVGAPRSGGKTSDG; via the coding sequence GTGCGGGGCTACGAGAGCCAGGAGCGAGAGCCGGCGGCTGACGTCGACCACCTCTCTCGGTTCGAGGCCGAGATGAAGCGGCTGAAGACCGAGCGGGAAAAGGCGATCCAGCACGCCGAGGACCTCGGCTACCAGGTCGAGGTGCTGCGCGCCAAGCTGCACGAGGCGCGGCGCACCATCATGTCCCGGCCCGCCTTCGACGGCGGCGACATCGGGTACCAGGCCGAGCAGTTGCTGCGCAACGCGCAGACGCAGGCCGACCAGCTGCGCGCCGACGCGGAGCGGGAGCTGAGCCAGGCGCGGGCGCAGACCCAGCGGATCCTCCAGGAGCACGCCGAGCAGGCCGCCCGGCTCCAGGCGGAGCTGCACCAGGAGGCGGTCACCCGCCGCCAGCAGCTCGACCAGGAGCTGGCCGAGCGCCGGCAGACCGTCGAGTCGCACGTCAACGAGAACGTGGCCTGGGCCGAGCAGCTGCGCGCCCGCACCGAGCAGCAGGCCCGGCGCCTGCTCGACGAGTCCCGGGCCGAGGCCGAGCAGGCCATGACCGCGGCCCGCGCGGAGGCCGAGCGGCTGACCGCCGAGGCCCGCCAGCGGCTGCGGAGCGACGCGGAGAGCGCCCGCGCCGAGGCCGAGCAGATCCTGCGCCGGGCGCGCACCGACGCGGAGCGGCTGCTGAACGCCGCCTCGACGCAGGCGCAGGAGGCCACCGACCACGCGGAGCAGCTGCGCAGCTCCACCGCCACCGAGTCGGAGTCCACCCGGCGCGAGGTCCAGGAGCTGAGCCGGGCCGCCGAGCGGCGCATGTCGGAGGCCGAGGAGGCGCTGCGCAAGGCGCAGGCCGAGGCCGAGAAGGTGGTCGCCGAGGCCGAGGAGGCCGCGGCCAAGGCCCTGTCGAGCGCCGAGGCGACCAACGAGCAGCGCACCCGCACCGCCAAGGAGCAGGTCGCCCGGCTGGTCGGCGAGGCCACCAAGGACGCCGAGTCCACCAGGTCCGAGGCCGAGCAGGTGGTCGCGGACGCCCGTGCCGAGGCCGAGCGGGTCGTCGCCGAGGCCGCCGAGAAGGCCCGCACGATCACCGCCGAGGAGTCGGCCACCCAGCTGTCCAAGGCGGCCAAGACGGCCGAGGACGTGCTGAACAAGGCGTCGGAGGACGCCAAGCGCACCACGAAGGCCGCCACCGAGGAGGCCGAGCGGATCCGCACCGAGGCCGAGGCCGAGGCGGACCGGCTGCGGGCCGAGGCGCACGACATCGCCGAGCAGCTCAAGGGCGCGGCGAAGGACGACACCAAGGAGTACCGCGCCAAGACGGTCGAGCTGCAGGAGGAGGCGCGCCGGCTGCGCGGCGAGGCCGAGCAGCTGCGGGCGGACGCCGTCGCCGAGGGCGAGAAGATCCGCGCCGAGGCCCGCAAGGAGGCCGTGGCGCAGATCGAGGAGGCGGCGAAGTCCGCCGAGGAGCTGCTCGCCAAAGCCAAGGCGGACGCGGACGAGCTGCGGCAGACCGCGACGGCGGACAGCGAGAAGGTTCGCACCGAGGCCATCGAGCGGGCGACGACCCTTCGTCGGCAGGCCGAGGAGACCCTGGAGCGCACCCGCGCGGAGGCCGAGCGGCACCGCGTGGAGGCCGCCGAGCGGGTGGAGGAGCTCCAGGCGGATGCCGAGCGGGCCGCCCGCGAGCTGCGCGAGGAGACCGAGCGCGCCGTCGAGGCCCGGCGGGAGGAGGCCGCCGAGGAGCTGACGCGGCTGCACACCGAGGCCGAGGAGCGCCGCACCGCGGCCGAGGAGGCACTGAGCGGGGCCCGCGAGGAGGGCGAGCGGATCCGCCGCGAGGCCGCCGAGGAGAGCGAGCGGCTGCGCGCGGAGGCGGCGGAGCGGATCCGTACGCTCCAGCAGCAGGCCGAGACGGAGGCCGAGCGGCTGCGCACCGAGGCCGCCGCGGACGCGTCCGCCTCCCGCGCCGAGGGCGAGGCCGTGGCCGTACGGCTGCGTACCGAGGCCGCGAGCGAGGCCGAGCGGCTGAAGTCGGAGGCGCAGGAGAGCGCCGACCGGGTGCGGGCGGAGGCGCAGACCGCCGCCGAGCGCATCGCGGCCGAGGCGTCCGAGGCGCTGGCCGCCGCCCAGGAGGAGGCCGCCCGGCGCCGCCGCGAGGCGGAGGAACTGCTCGGCTCGGCCCGGCAGGAGGCCGACCAGGAGCGTGAGCGGGCCCGCGAGCAGAGCGAGGAGCTGCTGGCCTCGGCCCGCAACCGCGTGGAGGAGGCCCAGACCGAGGCGGTCCGGCTGGTCGAGGAGGCCGACCGGCGCGCCACCGAGATGGTGTCGGCCGCCGAGCAGCACGCGGCGCAGGTACGGGAATCGGTCGCCGGGCTGCACGAGCAGGCCCAGGAGGAGATCACCGGGCTGCGCAGTGCCGCCGAGCACGCGGCCGAGCGCACCCGGCGCGAGGCCGAGGAGGAGGCGGACCGGGTCCGCGCCGACGCCTACGCGGAGCGGGAGCGGGCGAGCGAGGACGCCGGACGCCTCAGGCGCGAGGCGCAGGAGGAGACCGAGGCCGCCAATGCGCTGGCCGAGCGGACCGTGTCCGAGGCCATCACCGAGGCCGACCGGATCCGCGCGGACGTCAACGAGCATGCCCAGCGTGTGCGCACGGAGGCCTCCGACGCCATCGCCGAGGCCGAGCAGTCCGCGTCGCGCACCCGGGCCGACGCCCGCGAGGACGCCAACCGCATCCGGTCCGACGCGGCGACGCAGGCGGACACACTGATCACCGAGGCGCGTTCCGAGGCGGAGCGGCTCACCACGGAAACGGCGGCCGAGACCGACCGGCTCCGGGCGGAGACGCTCGCGGAGGCGGAGCGCGTCAGCGCCGAGGCGGCGAGCGAGTCCGAGCGGCTCAGGACCGAGGCGGCCACCGAGGCGGAGCGGCTGCGCACCGAGACGATCGCCGAGGCCGACCGGGTACGGGCCGAGGCGAGCGCCCGGGCCGAGCAGCTGGTCTCGGACGCCACCGGGGAGGCGGAGCGGCTGCGGGCCGAGGCCGCCGGCACCGTCGGCTCCGCGCAGCAGCACGCCGAGCGGATCCGCACCGAGGCGGACCGGGTCCGCCGCGAGGCGGCGGCGGAGGCCGAGCGGGTCACCACGGCCGCCCGCGAGGAGGCCGAGCGCACCCTCGACGAGGCCCGCAAAAGCGCCAACAAGCGGCGCTCGGAGGCGGCCGAGCAGGTCGACACGCTCATCACGGAGACCACCGCCGAGGCCGACAAGCTGCTCACCGAGGCGCAGCAGCAGGCCCAGAAGACCACCGCGGACGCCGAGTCGCAGGCCGACACGATGGTCGGCGCGGCCCGCTCGGAGGCCGACCGGATCGTCCAGGAGGCGACGGTCGAGGGCAACTCCCGGGTGGAGAAGGCCCGTACGGACGCGGACGAGCTGCTGGTCGGCGCCCGTCGGGACGCGACCGCCATAAGGGAGCGCGCGGAGGAGCTGCGCGAGCGGCTCACCTCCGAGATCGAGGAGCTGCACGAGCGGGCCCGCCGCGAGGCCGCCGAGACGATGAAGTCGGCCGGCGACCGCTGCGACGCGCTCATCAAGGCCGCCGAGGAGCAGCTCTCGAAGGCGGAGGCGAAGGCCAAGGAGCTGGTGTCGGAGGCCAACTCCGAGGCCGGCAAGGTGCGCATCGCCGCCGTCAAGAAGGCCGAGGGGCTGCTCAAGGAGGCCGAGCAGAAGAAGGCCACCCTGGTCCGCGAGGCCGAGGAGCTGAAGGCCGAGGCGGTCCGCGAGGCCCGGCACACGGTCGACGAGGGCAAGCGCGAGCTGGAGGTGCTGGTCCGGCGGCGCGAGGACATCAACGCGGAGATCTCCCGGGTCCAGGACGTGCTGGAGGCGCTGGAGTCGTTCGAGGCGCCCGGGGGCGCGAAGGACAACGGAGTGAAGGCCGGAGCGACGGTGGGCGCCCCCCGTTCGGGTGGCAAGACGTCAGACGGGTAG
- the mce gene encoding methylmalonyl-CoA epimerase, translating into MLTRIDHIGIACHDLDATVGFYRATYGFEVFHTEVNEEQGVREAMLKINDTSDGGASYLQLLEPTREDSAVGKWLAKNGEGVHHIAFGTADVDADAADIRDKGVRVLYDEPRRGSMGSRITFLHPKDCHGVLTELVTSAAVESPEH; encoded by the coding sequence ATGCTGACGCGAATCGACCACATCGGAATCGCCTGCCACGACCTCGACGCGACCGTCGGGTTCTACCGTGCCACCTACGGCTTCGAGGTGTTCCACACCGAGGTCAACGAGGAGCAGGGGGTCCGGGAGGCCATGCTCAAGATCAACGATACGTCGGACGGGGGCGCCTCGTACCTCCAGCTCCTGGAGCCGACCCGCGAGGACTCCGCGGTCGGCAAGTGGCTCGCGAAGAACGGCGAGGGCGTCCACCACATCGCGTTCGGTACGGCGGACGTGGACGCGGACGCCGCGGACATCCGCGACAAGGGCGTACGCGTTCTGTACGACGAGCCCCGGCGCGGTTCCATGGGGTCGCGGATCACCTTCCTGCACCCCAAGGACTGCCATGGCGTACTGACAGAACTGGTCACTTCGGCGGCCGTTGAGTCACCTGAGCACTGA
- a CDS encoding acetyl-CoA C-acetyltransferase, with amino-acid sequence MSSGTTETSGTSGTNGTTSVVVAGARTPMGRLLGSLKSFSGADLGGFAIKAALDRAGIGGDQVQYVIMGQVLQAGAGQIPARQAAVKAGIPMSVPALTINKVCLSGLDAIALADQLIRAGEFDVIVAGGQESMTNAPHLLPKSREGYKYGAVQMIDAMAYDGLTDAFEDIAMGESTEKHNTRLGIERAAQDEIAALSHQRAAAAQKNGVFEAEITPVEIPQRKGDPVLFSKDEGIRGDTTAESLGRLRPAFAKDGTITAGSSSQISDGAAAVVVMSRAKAEELGLEWIAEIGAHGNVAGPDNSLQSQPSNAIRHALKKEGLEVGDLDLIEINEAFAAVAVQSMKDLGVSTEKVNVNGGAIALGHPIGMSGARLVLHLALELKRRGGGIGAAALCGGGGQGDALIVRVPGA; translated from the coding sequence ATGTCTTCTGGAACCACTGAAACCTCTGGAACCTCTGGAACGAACGGCACGACCTCTGTCGTCGTCGCGGGTGCCCGCACCCCGATGGGGCGGCTGCTCGGCTCCCTGAAGTCCTTCAGCGGGGCCGACCTCGGCGGATTCGCGATCAAGGCCGCCCTCGACCGCGCCGGGATCGGCGGCGACCAGGTCCAGTACGTGATCATGGGGCAGGTGCTCCAGGCCGGCGCCGGGCAGATCCCCGCCCGCCAGGCCGCCGTCAAGGCCGGCATCCCCATGAGCGTCCCCGCGCTCACGATCAACAAGGTCTGCCTCTCCGGCCTCGACGCCATCGCGCTCGCCGACCAGCTCATTCGCGCGGGTGAATTCGACGTGATCGTCGCGGGCGGCCAGGAGTCCATGACCAACGCCCCGCACCTGCTCCCCAAGTCCCGCGAGGGCTACAAGTACGGCGCGGTCCAGATGATCGACGCCATGGCGTACGACGGCCTGACCGACGCCTTCGAGGACATCGCCATGGGCGAGTCCACGGAGAAGCACAACACCCGGCTCGGCATCGAGCGCGCCGCCCAGGACGAGATCGCCGCCCTGTCCCACCAGCGCGCCGCCGCCGCCCAGAAGAACGGCGTCTTCGAGGCCGAGATCACCCCGGTCGAGATCCCGCAGCGCAAGGGCGACCCGGTGCTGTTCAGCAAGGACGAGGGCATCCGCGGCGACACCACCGCCGAGTCGCTCGGCAGGCTCCGCCCGGCCTTCGCCAAGGACGGCACCATCACCGCGGGCTCCTCCTCGCAGATCTCCGACGGCGCGGCGGCCGTGGTCGTCATGAGCCGGGCCAAGGCCGAGGAACTGGGCTTGGAGTGGATCGCGGAGATCGGCGCCCACGGCAATGTCGCGGGCCCCGACAACTCTTTGCAGTCGCAGCCGTCGAACGCCATCCGGCACGCCCTGAAGAAGGAGGGCCTGGAGGTCGGCGACCTCGACCTCATCGAGATCAACGAGGCCTTCGCGGCCGTCGCCGTGCAGTCAATGAAGGACCTCGGCGTGTCCACCGAAAAGGTGAACGTCAACGGCGGTGCCATCGCCCTCGGGCACCCGATCGGCATGTCCGGAGCCCGGCTGGTGCTGCACCTCGCCCTGGAACTGAAGCGGCGCGGCGGCGGCATCGGCGCGGCGGCGCTGTGCGGCGGCGGCGGTCAGGGCGACGCGCTGATCGTGCGGGTGCCCGGGGCCTGA
- the meaB gene encoding methylmalonyl Co-A mutase-associated GTPase MeaB has protein sequence MQDVSSLVAQAREGRPRAVARLISLVEGASPQLREVMETLAPLTGNAYVVGLTGSPGVGKSTSTSALVTAYRKQGRRVGVLAVDPSSPFSGGALLGDRVRMSEHASDPGVYIRSMATRGHLGGLAWAAPQAIRVLDAAGCDVILVETVGVGQSEVEIASQADTSVVLLAPGMGDGIQAAKAGILEIGDVYVVNKADRDGADATARELNHMLGLGEARAAGDWRPPIVKTVAARGEGVDEVVEALEKHRAWMEERDVLTERRRARAAREVETIAVTTLRERIGDLHGDRRLGTLAERIVAGELDPYRAADELVAGLTRG, from the coding sequence ATGCAGGACGTCTCCTCACTGGTGGCCCAGGCCCGAGAAGGCCGGCCGCGGGCCGTGGCCCGGCTGATCTCCCTGGTGGAGGGGGCGTCCCCGCAGCTCAGGGAGGTCATGGAGACGCTCGCGCCGCTCACCGGCAACGCGTACGTCGTCGGCCTGACCGGCTCCCCGGGCGTCGGCAAGTCGACGTCCACCTCGGCGCTGGTCACGGCGTACCGCAAGCAGGGCAGGCGGGTCGGCGTCCTCGCCGTCGACCCGTCCTCCCCCTTCTCCGGCGGCGCCCTGCTCGGCGACCGCGTGCGGATGTCGGAGCACGCCTCCGACCCGGGGGTCTACATCCGCTCCATGGCGACCCGCGGCCACCTCGGCGGGCTCGCCTGGGCCGCACCGCAGGCGATCCGCGTGCTGGACGCGGCCGGCTGCGACGTGATCCTGGTGGAGACGGTGGGCGTCGGCCAGTCGGAGGTCGAGATCGCCTCCCAGGCCGACACCTCCGTCGTCCTGCTCGCCCCCGGCATGGGCGACGGCATCCAGGCGGCCAAGGCCGGAATCCTGGAGATCGGCGACGTCTACGTCGTCAACAAGGCCGACCGCGACGGCGCCGACGCCACCGCCCGCGAGCTGAACCACATGCTGGGCCTCGGCGAGGCCCGCGCCGCAGGCGACTGGCGGCCGCCCATCGTCAAGACGGTCGCCGCGCGCGGCGAGGGCGTCGACGAGGTGGTCGAGGCGCTGGAGAAGCACCGCGCGTGGATGGAGGAACGGGACGTCCTCACCGAACGCCGCCGGGCCCGGGCCGCCCGCGAGGTCGAGACCATCGCCGTCACCACGCTGCGGGAACGCATCGGCGACCTGCACGGGGACCGGCGCCTGGGCACCCTGGCCGAGCGCATCGTCGCCGGGGAACTGGACCCGTACCGGGCGGCGGACGAGCTGGTGGCGGGGCTGACGCGGGGCTGA
- a CDS encoding MFS transporter: protein MSTPLSRPSYAAVLRVPHARRTFAAALVGRLSYGTVSLSLMLSLTRSTGSYAVAGLVMALFGATSVFLSPYRASLVDRHGPRRALLPMALLYAALLCVLAAACRPGTSEAVLAVTAGLAGACTPPLGPTMRAVWAELLPNRRLLQRAYSVDGVAEELLFVSGPLLVGGIVAVASPVVGVVLSAVLVAVGTLAFVTSPATAALRPAGRGKSDGPAPGRGGQGHGRALLQPVVVAAAVGVSVSAVDLLVVAFAGERGLGDGTVAWVLAALSVGSAVGGLVNGAVAWSSPTRARLPFFAAGVGLCLAAAGLAPDLGTLVLAVMCAGLFVAPALTTAYLIADESVAPGFRVRAGAWCNTAVNAGMSAGAAVVGLLVERLPLPVCFAVAGAVAAAAALVPGYRRRGSARSGGAGQSSSESRTSSASSEPSESSAS, encoded by the coding sequence GTGTCCACGCCACTCTCGCGGCCCTCGTACGCCGCTGTACTCCGCGTCCCCCATGCCCGCCGCACGTTCGCGGCCGCCCTCGTCGGGCGGCTGTCGTACGGCACGGTCTCCCTCTCCCTGATGCTCTCCCTGACCCGGTCCACCGGGTCGTACGCCGTGGCCGGGCTGGTCATGGCGCTCTTCGGCGCCACGAGCGTCTTCCTGTCCCCCTACCGTGCGTCCCTCGTCGACCGGCACGGTCCGCGCCGGGCCCTGCTGCCCATGGCCCTGCTCTACGCCGCCCTGCTCTGCGTGCTGGCGGCGGCCTGCCGTCCGGGCACCTCGGAGGCCGTCCTCGCGGTGACCGCCGGGCTCGCGGGCGCCTGCACGCCCCCGCTCGGCCCCACGATGCGCGCGGTGTGGGCCGAACTGCTGCCGAACCGGCGGCTGTTGCAGCGGGCCTACAGCGTGGACGGCGTCGCCGAGGAACTGCTCTTCGTCTCCGGCCCGCTCCTGGTCGGCGGCATCGTCGCCGTCGCCTCGCCGGTGGTCGGCGTCGTGCTCAGCGCGGTGCTGGTGGCGGTCGGCACGCTCGCCTTCGTCACCTCACCGGCGACCGCGGCGCTGCGCCCGGCGGGGCGGGGGAAGAGCGACGGCCCCGCACCCGGGCGGGGCGGCCAGGGGCATGGCCGGGCCCTGTTGCAGCCCGTCGTCGTCGCGGCGGCCGTCGGCGTCTCGGTGAGCGCCGTCGACCTCCTCGTCGTGGCCTTCGCGGGGGAGCGCGGCCTCGGGGACGGCACGGTCGCCTGGGTGCTCGCGGCGCTGTCGGTGGGCTCCGCGGTCGGCGGTCTCGTCAACGGCGCCGTCGCCTGGAGTTCGCCCACCCGGGCGCGGCTCCCGTTCTTCGCGGCCGGGGTCGGCCTCTGCCTCGCCGCCGCGGGCCTCGCGCCCGACCTCGGCACGCTGGTCCTGGCCGTCATGTGCGCGGGCCTGTTCGTGGCCCCGGCGCTGACCACGGCGTACCTGATCGCCGACGAGAGCGTGGCGCCCGGTTTCCGGGTCCGGGCGGGCGCCTGGTGCAACACCGCCGTGAACGCCGGGATGTCGGCAGGCGCCGCTGTGGTGGGGCTGCTGGTGGAACGGCTGCCGCTGCCGGTGTGCTTCGCGGTCGCCGGCGCGGTCGCCGCGGCGGCGGCACTGGTGCCGGGGTACCGCCGCCGTGGTTCCGCCCGGTCGGGCGGGGCCGGTCAGTCGTCGTCGGAGTCGCGCACGTCGTCGGCGTCGTCGGAGCCGTCGGAGTCGTCCGCGTCATGA
- a CDS encoding PepSY domain-containing protein, with protein sequence MKRNIVIAAITAAALIGGGTATALATTGDDDRGAAPRADVSVSDDGGVRDEADDRDDDAVRAASAKVTAADAVAAALADTPGTAVSAELDDEDDEDDDHEGDDDGDDRRERAAWEVDVLSGDGTWHSVRVDPATGKILGSERDDDEDDTAEVRAALKGASVDAAEAAKAAAGHGTVTSVELDEDGYRGDGKPAWEVETHASGTGEQDWRVDPKTGKVTADRADDAHDADDSDGSDDADDVRDSDDD encoded by the coding sequence ATGAAGCGCAACATCGTGATCGCCGCCATCACCGCCGCCGCACTGATCGGGGGCGGCACGGCGACGGCCCTGGCGACGACGGGGGACGACGACCGGGGCGCGGCGCCCCGCGCGGACGTGAGCGTGTCGGACGACGGCGGGGTACGGGACGAGGCCGACGACCGTGACGACGATGCGGTCCGTGCCGCCTCCGCGAAGGTGACGGCGGCCGACGCCGTCGCCGCCGCACTCGCGGACACCCCGGGCACCGCCGTCTCAGCCGAGCTGGACGACGAGGACGACGAGGACGACGACCACGAAGGGGACGACGACGGCGACGACCGCCGGGAGCGCGCGGCCTGGGAGGTCGACGTCCTCTCCGGCGACGGCACCTGGCACAGCGTCCGGGTCGACCCGGCCACCGGCAAGATCCTCGGTTCGGAGCGGGACGACGACGAGGACGACACCGCCGAGGTGCGCGCGGCCCTGAAGGGCGCGTCGGTGGACGCCGCCGAGGCGGCGAAGGCTGCGGCGGGACACGGGACCGTCACCTCCGTCGAGCTGGACGAGGACGGATACCGCGGCGACGGCAAGCCCGCCTGGGAGGTCGAGACGCACGCCTCCGGCACGGGTGAGCAGGACTGGCGGGTCGACCCGAAGACCGGCAAGGTCACGGCCGACCGCGCGGACGACGCTCATGACGCGGACGACTCCGACGGCTCCGACGACGCCGACGACGTGCGCGACTCCGACGACGACTGA
- a CDS encoding response regulator transcription factor translates to MEDEKRLAVSLAKGLTAEGYAVDVVHDGLEGLHRAGEGVYDLVILDIMLPGLNGYRVCAALRAAGHDVPILMLTAKDGEYDEAEGLDTGADDYLTKPFSYVVLVARVKALLRRRGQGAGASPVHVHGDLRVDTAARRVFLGEDEVTLTAKEFAVLEQLVVRAGQVVSKAEILEHVWDFAYDGDPNIVEVYVSALRRKLRAGLILTMRGAGYRLETGR, encoded by the coding sequence GTGGAGGACGAGAAGCGCCTCGCCGTGTCGCTCGCCAAGGGCCTCACCGCGGAGGGATACGCCGTGGACGTCGTCCACGACGGCCTGGAGGGACTGCACCGGGCGGGCGAGGGCGTGTACGACCTCGTCATCCTCGACATCATGCTGCCCGGCCTCAACGGCTACCGGGTCTGCGCCGCCCTGCGCGCCGCCGGGCACGACGTGCCCATCCTGATGCTCACCGCCAAGGACGGCGAGTACGACGAGGCAGAGGGCCTGGACACGGGGGCGGACGACTACCTCACCAAGCCCTTCTCCTACGTCGTCCTCGTCGCCCGGGTGAAGGCCCTGCTGCGGCGCCGGGGGCAGGGGGCCGGTGCCTCGCCCGTGCACGTCCACGGCGACCTCAGGGTCGACACCGCCGCCCGCCGGGTCTTCCTCGGCGAGGACGAGGTCACCCTCACCGCCAAGGAGTTCGCCGTGCTGGAGCAGCTCGTGGTGCGGGCCGGGCAGGTGGTCTCCAAGGCGGAGATCCTGGAGCACGTCTGGGACTTCGCCTACGACGGCGACCCCAACATCGTCGAGGTGTACGTCAGCGCGCTGAGGCGCAAGCTGCGCGCCGGGCTCATCCTGACCATGCGCGGCGCCGGCTACCGGCTGGAGACCGGGCGGTGA
- a CDS encoding HAMP domain-containing sensor histidine kinase, with product MSRLFASVRARATLAATLVVAVALVAAGTAVLLSLRSNLLGEAGTQAERSARDVATELAFGTAYGDLSLDVDDRPVQVVDDRGRLVAAGEDLERISGTGVDAVKPQPGASPSGEDDDADDDDDSGESLEPGEIGGRITVSDGSATIDGDTEDYRFAAVPVKTDDRGTLTVYAGAPLSAEHGAVNTALTVMLIGFPLLLAVVAWVTWLVTRRALRPVEGIRREMAAITASEDLARRVPVPGTHDEVARLATTTNETLAALEASVERQRGFVADASHELRSPIASLRTQLEVAAAHPELLDLDGAVADTVRLQRLAADLLLLARLDAGERPADARVDLAALAREAAEGRTGVRVRGDEDAVSVAGSRGQLGRVLANLLDNAERHARSAVEVSVRWDGDAAVVAVADDGEGVPAADRERIFERFVRLDDARSRDDGGAGLGLAIARDVAVRHGGTLTVHDAPAGGALFELRLPGARARTARDA from the coding sequence GTGAGCCGCCTCTTCGCCTCGGTGCGGGCCCGTGCCACGCTCGCCGCCACCCTCGTGGTCGCCGTCGCCCTCGTCGCGGCCGGCACCGCCGTCCTGCTCTCCCTGCGCTCCAACCTGCTCGGCGAGGCCGGTACCCAGGCGGAGCGGTCCGCGCGCGACGTCGCGACGGAGCTGGCCTTCGGGACGGCGTACGGCGACCTGTCCCTGGACGTGGACGACCGGCCGGTGCAGGTCGTCGACGACCGGGGCAGGCTGGTCGCCGCCGGCGAGGACCTGGAGCGGATCAGCGGCACCGGCGTCGACGCGGTGAAGCCGCAGCCCGGAGCCTCCCCGAGTGGGGAGGACGACGACGCCGACGACGATGACGACTCCGGCGAGTCCCTCGAACCCGGCGAGATCGGCGGACGGATCACCGTCAGCGACGGCTCGGCGACCATCGACGGGGACACGGAGGACTACCGTTTCGCCGCCGTCCCGGTGAAGACCGACGACCGCGGCACGCTCACCGTCTACGCCGGCGCCCCGCTCTCCGCCGAACACGGGGCCGTGAACACCGCGCTGACGGTGATGCTGATCGGCTTCCCGCTGCTGCTCGCGGTCGTGGCGTGGGTGACCTGGCTGGTCACCCGGCGCGCGCTGCGCCCGGTGGAGGGCATCCGGCGCGAGATGGCCGCGATCACCGCCAGCGAGGACCTGGCCCGGCGCGTCCCGGTGCCGGGCACCCACGACGAGGTGGCCAGGCTCGCCACCACCACCAACGAGACGCTGGCCGCCCTGGAGGCCTCGGTGGAGCGGCAGCGCGGCTTCGTCGCCGACGCCTCGCACGAACTGCGCAGCCCGATCGCGTCGCTGCGCACCCAGCTGGAGGTGGCCGCCGCGCATCCCGAGCTGCTGGATCTGGACGGCGCCGTGGCGGACACCGTACGGCTCCAGCGGCTCGCCGCCGATCTGCTGCTGCTGGCCAGGCTGGACGCGGGGGAGCGGCCCGCCGACGCCCGGGTCGACCTGGCGGCGCTCGCACGGGAGGCGGCCGAGGGGCGGACCGGGGTGCGGGTGCGAGGCGACGAGGATGCCGTGAGCGTGGCCGGATCGCGCGGGCAGCTGGGGCGGGTGCTGGCCAATCTGCTGGACAACGCCGAGCGGCACGCCCGCTCGGCGGTGGAGGTGTCCGTGCGGTGGGACGGGGACGCGGCGGTGGTCGCCGTGGCCGACGACGGCGAAGGCGTGCCGGCGGCCGACCGGGAGCGGATCTTCGAGCGGTTCGTACGGCTCGACGACGCCCGCAGCCGCGACGACGGCGGGGCCGGTCTCGGGCTGGCCATCGCCCGCGACGTCGCCGTACGGCACGGCGGCACGCTCACCGTGCACGACGCACCGGCAGGCGGCGCCCTGTTCGAGCTCCGCCTGCCGGGGGCCCGGGCCCGCACGGCCCGGGACGCATGA